One window of the Devosia sp. 2618 genome contains the following:
- a CDS encoding GNAT family N-acetyltransferase has protein sequence MLVRPARRDDVAAMSRVLSASITQLCAADHHDDPDALAAWTRNKSVEGVTAMLDNPNLEMQVVERDGAVIAVGAVTHDGSVALNYVSPQARFTGASTLLLTQLEASLKALGHAEGRLEGTQTAMDFYLRRGWLPDGPQAVGRKVNGYPMRKVL, from the coding sequence ATGCTAGTCCGTCCCGCCAGGCGCGATGACGTCGCGGCCATGAGCCGGGTGCTCAGTGCGTCCATTACGCAATTGTGTGCCGCCGACCATCACGATGATCCCGACGCCTTGGCCGCCTGGACCCGCAACAAGAGCGTCGAGGGCGTCACCGCGATGCTCGACAATCCAAACCTTGAAATGCAGGTGGTCGAGCGCGACGGCGCTGTCATCGCAGTAGGCGCAGTCACCCATGATGGCAGCGTGGCGCTCAACTACGTATCGCCACAAGCGCGCTTTACGGGCGCCAGCACGCTGCTGCTGACCCAGCTTGAAGCCTCGCTCAAGGCACTGGGTCATGCCGAAGGGCGCCTTGAAGGCACCCAGACGGCGATGGACTTTTACCTCCGCCGCGGCTGGCTGCCCGATGGCCCACAAGCCGTCGGCCGCAAGGTCAACGGCTACCCGATGCGTAAGGTGCTCTAA
- a CDS encoding DUF1223 domain-containing protein, whose protein sequence is MTIRPLLGPVLGIVTLALLALPAGADTSQTRPKAVVELFTSQGCASCPPADALLTSLASKGDIVALAYHVDYWDYVGWEDTFGDPTYSDRQRAYAKGWGSTRIYTPQMVVNGAEGVVGSRRDEVHDALDGVSLPLDVTITQSGDMLKIDVPANRALGNAVIWMVSYLDRADVAVEKGENAGKSMVYTQVVTGRQALGMWEASTGANLKLPLPAVLNDGSTGIAILVQKERNGLPGPILGAATFER, encoded by the coding sequence ATGACGATCAGACCTCTCCTCGGCCCGGTTCTGGGCATTGTCACGCTCGCGCTGCTGGCCCTGCCGGCTGGGGCCGACACGTCGCAAACCCGTCCCAAGGCGGTGGTGGAACTGTTCACCAGCCAGGGCTGCGCCTCATGCCCACCGGCCGACGCCCTGCTGACTAGCCTTGCTTCGAAGGGTGATATCGTCGCACTGGCCTATCACGTCGACTATTGGGACTATGTGGGCTGGGAAGACACCTTTGGTGACCCGACCTATTCGGATCGCCAGCGCGCCTATGCCAAGGGCTGGGGCTCGACCCGCATCTATACGCCGCAAATGGTGGTCAATGGCGCCGAAGGCGTCGTCGGCTCGCGGCGCGACGAGGTGCATGACGCGCTTGATGGCGTCAGCCTGCCGCTCGACGTGACGATCACCCAAAGTGGGGACATGCTCAAGATCGACGTGCCGGCCAACCGGGCGCTCGGCAATGCGGTGATCTGGATGGTCAGCTATCTCGACCGCGCCGATGTCGCCGTCGAGAAGGGCGAAAATGCCGGCAAATCCATGGTCTATACGCAGGTCGTGACCGGCCGTCAGGCGCTGGGCATGTGGGAAGCCTCCACCGGCGCCAATCTCAAATTGCCCCTGCCTGCCGTGCTCAATGACGGCAGCACCGGTATTGCCATTCTCGTGCAAAAAGAGCGCAACGGCCTGCCGGGTCCAATCCTGGGCGCTGCCACCTTCGAGCGATAG
- a CDS encoding DUF2794 domain-containing protein codes for MVQASDASASPAQSKVPAIVAFDRKELALILNVYGRKVGLGEWRDYAMDFLRERAVFSIYARVSERPLYIVEKTPKLRNKQGQYAVTNQQGRILKRGHDLALVLRVLDPQLAIVG; via the coding sequence CTGGTGCAAGCCAGTGACGCTTCAGCGAGCCCGGCGCAGAGCAAAGTTCCCGCCATTGTCGCCTTCGATCGCAAGGAACTGGCGCTGATTCTCAATGTCTATGGTCGCAAGGTCGGGCTGGGCGAGTGGCGCGATTACGCCATGGATTTTTTGCGCGAACGGGCGGTGTTTTCCATCTATGCGCGCGTCTCCGAACGCCCGCTCTATATCGTTGAAAAGACCCCCAAGCTGCGCAACAAGCAGGGGCAATATGCGGTGACCAACCAGCAGGGCCGTATCCTTAAACGCGGGCATGACCTCGCTCTGGTGCTGCGCGTGCTCGATCCGCAACTGGCAATCGTTGGGTGA
- a CDS encoding VOC family protein, with product MLDHIVLTVSDLERSKKFYELTLAPLGIAHGVDYSGPHGHADMVGFGSQRRMYFWLKQGEAKSSAVHFAFVAETAKALQAFYDAGLAAGGRDNGAPGPRDKYDPRYHAAYVLDPDGYNLEAVFRDY from the coding sequence ATGCTCGATCATATCGTTCTGACCGTTTCTGATCTTGAGCGGTCCAAGAAGTTTTACGAACTGACGCTCGCGCCGCTGGGCATTGCGCATGGCGTCGATTATTCGGGTCCACATGGCCATGCCGATATGGTGGGCTTTGGCAGCCAGCGCCGGATGTATTTCTGGCTCAAGCAAGGCGAGGCCAAGTCGAGCGCCGTGCATTTCGCCTTTGTCGCCGAAACAGCCAAAGCATTGCAGGCTTTTTACGATGCGGGGCTTGCCGCAGGCGGTCGCGACAATGGCGCGCCGGGGCCGCGCGACAAGTATGATCCGCGCTATCACGCCGCCTATGTGCTTGATCCTGATGGCTATAATCTTGAGGCGGTGTTTCGCGACTATTGA
- a CDS encoding N-acetyltransferase family protein, which produces MTDYQMRPFRWADVPAITAIYNHYVLHSTATFDTELASEHKLAEKFGTMLDLDHPTIVVEGADGSVLGYGYASVFRPRPAYRFTCEETLYLHKDAVGKGLGKVLLGEIITQARAKGFKQMIGVITAENANSVVLHERLGFHKVGYYNALGLKFDRWLDIVHMQLTL; this is translated from the coding sequence GTGACCGACTATCAAATGCGCCCCTTCCGCTGGGCCGACGTCCCCGCCATCACCGCCATCTACAATCACTACGTGCTGCACTCGACGGCCACCTTCGACACCGAACTGGCCAGCGAACACAAGCTGGCGGAAAAGTTCGGCACCATGCTCGATCTGGACCACCCCACAATCGTGGTGGAAGGCGCTGATGGCAGCGTGCTGGGCTATGGCTATGCCTCGGTGTTCCGCCCGCGCCCGGCCTATCGTTTCACCTGCGAGGAAACGCTGTATCTCCACAAGGACGCGGTCGGCAAAGGCCTGGGCAAGGTGCTGCTGGGCGAAATCATCACCCAGGCCCGCGCCAAGGGCTTTAAGCAGATGATCGGCGTCATCACCGCCGAGAACGCCAATTCGGTCGTGCTGCACGAACGCCTCGGCTTCCACAAGGTCGGCTATTACAACGCACTCGGCCTCAAGTTCGACCGCTGGCTCGATATCGTCCACATGCAGCTGACGCTTTAG
- a CDS encoding LysE family translocator → MAFLPDLSVMLTFAVAALVLAITPGPDMALFISRTINWGRSHGFATVLGALTGIAVHTMLVAFGISVLIVAAPAAFWALKIVGALYLIWLAIQAIRDSGSMLVPKAGGKQPSFAQSYMTGLGINLTNPKVALFFVTFLPQFVSADDPAAASKLVFLGFEFVLISLPIVIGIVLFAEWLTKTLQTNKWVAKALNWSFAAVFLAFAATILLAEGRK, encoded by the coding sequence ATGGCCTTTCTTCCCGATCTGTCGGTTATGCTGACCTTTGCCGTCGCCGCGCTGGTGCTGGCGATCACCCCGGGCCCCGATATGGCGCTGTTTATCTCGCGCACCATCAACTGGGGGCGCAGCCATGGCTTTGCGACGGTGCTGGGCGCGCTGACCGGCATTGCGGTCCACACGATGCTGGTGGCCTTTGGTATTTCGGTGCTGATCGTTGCCGCCCCTGCTGCCTTCTGGGCCCTCAAGATCGTTGGCGCGCTCTACCTGATCTGGCTGGCCATTCAGGCGATCCGCGATAGCGGCAGCATGCTGGTGCCCAAGGCCGGCGGCAAACAGCCCAGCTTTGCGCAAAGCTACATGACCGGGCTGGGCATCAACCTGACCAATCCCAAGGTCGCGCTGTTTTTCGTGACCTTCCTGCCCCAGTTCGTTTCGGCCGACGATCCGGCCGCCGCCAGCAAGCTGGTCTTCCTCGGCTTTGAATTCGTGCTGATCTCGCTGCCGATTGTCATCGGCATCGTGCTCTTCGCCGAATGGCTGACCAAAACGCTGCAGACAAACAAATGGGTGGCCAAAGCGCTCAACTGGAGCTTTGCTGCGGTGTTCTTGGCGTTCGCGGCAACTATTCTGCTGGCCGAAGGTCGCAAGTAG
- a CDS encoding YqaE/Pmp3 family membrane protein has translation MDVVRIILSVIIPPVGVFLQVGLGLQFWLNILLTLLGYFPGLIHAVWVITRK, from the coding sequence ATGGACGTCGTTCGCATCATCTTGTCGGTGATCATCCCGCCAGTTGGCGTTTTCCTGCAGGTCGGCCTGGGCCTGCAATTCTGGCTCAATATCCTGCTGACCCTGCTGGGGTATTTTCCGGGCCTGATCCACGCTGTCTGGGTGATCACGCGGAAGTAG
- a CDS encoding argininosuccinate synthase, producing MAKDIKKVVLAYSGGLDTSIILKWLQETYNCEVVTFTADLGQGEELEPARKKAEMFGIKDIRIEDLREEFVRDFVFPMFRANTVYEGQYLLGTSIARPLIAKRLVEIAQETGADAISHGATGKGNDQVRFELTANALDPSIKVIAPWREWDLRSRTQLLDYAERNQIPIAKDKRGEAPFSVDANLLHTSSEGMVLEDPAVPAPDYVAQRTVNPEDAPNEAEIIVIGFEKGDPVSINGEKLSPAELLTKLNELGGKHGVGRLDLVENRFVGMKSRGLYETPGGSIILVAHRGIESITLDRGEAHLKDELMPKYAELIYNGFWFSPEREMLQALIDKSQEYVTGDVTVKLYKGSANVIARSSPYSLYSMDLVTFEEGAVAYDHKDAEGFIRLNGLRLKTWAARNAKARG from the coding sequence GTGGCAAAAGACATCAAGAAGGTCGTGCTGGCCTATTCGGGCGGGCTCGACACCTCGATCATTCTCAAGTGGTTGCAGGAAACCTACAATTGCGAAGTGGTGACCTTCACCGCCGATCTGGGGCAGGGCGAAGAGCTCGAGCCCGCGCGCAAGAAGGCCGAAATGTTCGGCATCAAGGATATCCGCATCGAGGACCTGCGCGAAGAGTTCGTGCGCGACTTCGTGTTCCCGATGTTCCGCGCCAATACGGTATATGAAGGCCAGTACCTGCTCGGCACCTCGATTGCCCGTCCACTGATCGCCAAGCGTCTGGTCGAAATCGCCCAGGAAACCGGCGCCGATGCCATTTCCCATGGCGCGACCGGCAAGGGCAATGACCAGGTTCGGTTCGAACTGACCGCCAATGCGCTCGATCCCTCGATCAAGGTCATCGCGCCATGGCGCGAATGGGACCTGCGCAGCCGCACCCAGCTGCTCGACTATGCCGAGCGCAACCAGATCCCGATTGCCAAGGACAAGCGCGGCGAAGCCCCGTTCTCGGTCGACGCAAACCTGCTGCACACCTCGTCGGAGGGCATGGTGCTGGAAGATCCAGCCGTGCCGGCGCCAGACTATGTCGCGCAGCGCACGGTCAATCCGGAAGACGCACCAAACGAAGCCGAAATCATCGTCATCGGTTTTGAAAAGGGTGACCCGGTCTCGATCAATGGCGAAAAGCTGTCGCCCGCCGAATTGCTGACCAAGCTCAACGAGCTGGGCGGCAAGCATGGCGTCGGCCGTCTCGATCTGGTTGAAAACCGGTTCGTCGGCATGAAGTCGCGCGGTCTTTACGAGACCCCCGGTGGCTCGATCATTCTGGTCGCCCATCGCGGCATCGAATCGATCACGCTCGACCGTGGTGAAGCTCACCTCAAGGATGAGCTGATGCCAAAGTATGCCGAGCTGATCTATAATGGCTTCTGGTTCTCGCCAGAGCGCGAAATGCTGCAGGCCCTGATCGACAAGAGCCAGGAATATGTGACCGGCGACGTGACGGTGAAGCTCTATAAGGGCAGCGCCAATGTCATCGCCCGTAGCTCGCCATACTCGCTCTATTCGATGGATCTGGTGACCTTCGAAGAAGGCGCAGTCGCCTACGACCATAAGGACGCCGAGGGCTTCATCCGCCTCAATGGTCTGCGTCTCAAGACCTGGGCGGCCCGTAACGCCAAGGCACGCGGCTAA
- a CDS encoding Lrp/AsnC family transcriptional regulator yields the protein MPETLDAIDRRILRSLQRNGRISNVELANEVGLSPSPCLRRVKLLEESGVIGQYVAVLNGPLVGLGLTVFVRVWFKTQDAAITQQFAETVRKFPEVVECYLTTGECDAIMRVVTADLHAYWRFQSDHLTRIPSVQSVKTDVPMETIKKSNELPI from the coding sequence ATGCCAGAAACACTGGATGCCATTGACCGCCGTATCTTGCGCTCCCTGCAGCGCAATGGCCGCATCTCCAACGTTGAGCTGGCCAATGAAGTGGGGCTCTCCCCCTCCCCCTGCCTGCGTCGGGTAAAGCTGCTCGAAGAAAGCGGCGTCATTGGCCAATATGTCGCCGTGCTCAACGGCCCGCTTGTCGGGCTGGGGCTGACGGTGTTCGTGCGCGTCTGGTTCAAGACGCAGGACGCCGCCATTACCCAGCAATTTGCCGAAACCGTGCGCAAATTCCCCGAGGTGGTCGAGTGCTATCTGACCACTGGCGAATGCGACGCGATCATGCGAGTTGTTACAGCAGATCTGCATGCCTATTGGCGCTTCCAGTCCGACCACCTGACCCGCATTCCCAGCGTGCAAAGCGTCAAGACGGATGTGCCGATGGAAACCATCAAGAAAAGCAACGAGCTGCCGATTTAG
- the rlmN gene encoding 23S rRNA (adenine(2503)-C(2))-methyltransferase RlmN translates to MSIALNLDHSTALRPAATSRPSLIGLSKPQLAEALTTAGIASDKEARMRANQLWNWLYVNGTTDFERMTNVAKPVRQRLSDTFNLDRPEIVTEQVSTDGTRKWLFRFRDPANPNYPPVEVETVYIPEQDRGTLCVSSQVGCTLTCSFCHTGTQKLVRNLTAGEILGQILMARERLGDFPGGSRPDDGGLVPAEGTRAITNIVMMGMGEPLYNYDNVKQALLIASAGDGMSLSKRRITLSTSGVVPFIEPTGREIDVMLAISLHATNNDLRDVLVPINKKWPLEELLEACRTYPGVSNARRITFEYVMLDGINDSDAEARELVRLLAGIPAKINLIPFNPWPGANYGTSPSSRIERFADIVNKAGYASPVRTPRGRDIFAACGQLKSESERLSKKDREALAG, encoded by the coding sequence ATGAGCATTGCGCTGAACCTTGACCATTCGACCGCCCTTCGCCCTGCTGCGACCAGCCGGCCGTCGCTGATCGGCCTCAGCAAGCCACAGCTGGCCGAGGCGCTGACCACAGCCGGTATCGCTTCCGACAAAGAGGCGCGCATGCGCGCCAACCAGTTGTGGAACTGGCTCTATGTCAATGGCACCACCGATTTCGAGCGCATGACCAATGTGGCCAAGCCCGTGCGTCAGCGGCTCAGCGATACGTTCAATCTCGACCGCCCGGAAATCGTCACCGAACAGGTGTCGACCGATGGCACGCGCAAATGGCTGTTCCGCTTCCGCGATCCGGCAAATCCGAACTACCCGCCGGTTGAAGTCGAAACCGTCTATATTCCCGAGCAGGATCGCGGCACGCTCTGCGTCTCTTCCCAGGTTGGTTGCACGCTGACCTGCTCGTTCTGCCATACCGGCACGCAAAAGCTGGTCCGCAACCTGACGGCTGGCGAAATTCTTGGCCAGATCCTGATGGCGCGCGAGCGTCTCGGTGATTTCCCCGGCGGTTCGCGTCCCGACGATGGCGGCCTTGTGCCGGCCGAGGGCACCCGCGCCATCACCAATATCGTGATGATGGGCATGGGCGAGCCGCTCTATAACTATGACAACGTCAAGCAGGCGCTGCTGATCGCTTCGGCTGGCGACGGCATGAGCCTGTCCAAGCGCCGCATCACGCTCTCGACTTCGGGCGTCGTGCCCTTCATCGAGCCGACTGGTCGCGAGATCGACGTCATGCTGGCCATTTCGCTGCATGCCACCAACAATGATCTGCGCGACGTGCTGGTGCCGATCAACAAGAAGTGGCCGCTCGAGGAATTGCTCGAAGCCTGCCGCACCTATCCGGGCGTGTCGAACGCCCGCCGCATCACTTTTGAATATGTGATGCTCGACGGCATCAATGACAGCGATGCCGAAGCGCGCGAACTGGTGCGGTTGCTGGCTGGCATTCCGGCCAAGATCAACCTCATCCCGTTCAACCCCTGGCCCGGCGCCAACTATGGCACCTCGCCGTCGTCGCGCATCGAACGCTTTGCCGACATCGTCAACAAGGCCGGCTATGCCAGCCCCGTCCGCACCCCCCGCGGCCGCGATATCTTCGCCGCCTGCGGCCAGCTCAAGAGCGAAAGCGAACGCCTGAGCAAGAAAGACCGCGAAGCACTGGCTGGGTAG
- the thpR gene encoding RNA 2',3'-cyclic phosphodiesterase has translation MPRLFTGLEIPADVGFALSLKRGGLTGARWIDPENYHITLRFIGDVDHHVADDVADSLDRLSSSLRFSVRLTGLGSFGGDKPRSLYAGVEPSEALTRLQAAQERVLQRAGLPAEGRKFVPHVTLARLRGAGPEEVARFLSEAGRFEPLAFQVGRFVLFSSKDSVGGGPYVVEQSYPLVA, from the coding sequence ATGCCCCGGCTCTTTACCGGCCTCGAAATTCCGGCCGATGTTGGATTTGCGCTTTCCCTCAAGCGCGGTGGGTTGACTGGGGCGCGCTGGATCGACCCCGAAAACTATCACATTACATTGAGATTTATCGGCGATGTGGACCACCATGTGGCCGACGATGTGGCCGATAGCCTTGACCGCTTGTCGAGTTCGCTGCGCTTTTCGGTGCGGCTGACTGGCCTCGGCAGCTTTGGCGGCGACAAGCCGCGTTCGCTCTATGCCGGGGTCGAGCCGAGCGAGGCTTTGACGCGGTTACAGGCCGCGCAGGAGCGCGTGCTGCAACGGGCGGGCCTGCCAGCCGAGGGGCGCAAATTTGTGCCCCATGTCACCCTGGCGCGGCTGCGCGGGGCAGGGCCGGAAGAGGTGGCGCGGTTCCTCTCGGAAGCGGGGCGATTCGAGCCTTTGGCCTTCCAGGTCGGGCGGTTCGTGCTGTTCTCGAGCAAGGATTCGGTGGGGGGCGGTCCCTATGTGGTGGAACAGAGTTATCCGTTGGTTGCCTGA
- a CDS encoding Bax inhibitor-1/YccA family protein, whose product MAEYDRQTLGARAGSALAIDEGLRSYMLRVYNYMGIGLIVTGVAAYFAAAAAITTDPAAAVGQLANGQYVTQWGYLLFASPLQWVVMLAPLAFVLVLSFGINKLSVPAAQATFWAFAAIMGLSLSSIFLVYTDASIAKVFFITAATFGAMSLYGYTTKRDLTQIGSFLFMGLIGLIIASVVNIFLQSSMMEWIISAVGVLIFVGLTAYDTQKIKEGYSESHGADVLAKGAIMGALSLYLDFINLFMMLLRLFGNRE is encoded by the coding sequence ATGGCTGAATATGACCGTCAGACCCTCGGTGCGCGGGCCGGCTCGGCCTTGGCCATCGACGAGGGCCTTCGCAGCTACATGCTGCGCGTTTACAATTACATGGGCATCGGTCTGATCGTGACCGGCGTTGCGGCATACTTTGCCGCTGCTGCCGCCATCACCACCGATCCTGCCGCCGCCGTGGGCCAGCTGGCCAATGGCCAGTATGTCACCCAGTGGGGTTACCTGCTGTTCGCAAGCCCGCTGCAGTGGGTTGTCATGCTTGCTCCGCTGGCCTTCGTGCTGGTGCTGAGCTTTGGCATCAACAAGCTTTCCGTGCCAGCCGCACAGGCCACCTTCTGGGCCTTCGCAGCCATCATGGGCCTGTCGCTGAGCTCGATCTTCCTGGTTTATACCGACGCGTCGATCGCCAAGGTGTTCTTCATCACCGCCGCGACCTTTGGTGCCATGAGCCTTTACGGCTACACCACCAAGCGTGACCTGACCCAGATCGGCAGCTTTCTGTTCATGGGCCTGATCGGCCTGATCATCGCTTCGGTGGTCAACATCTTCCTGCAGTCCTCGATGATGGAATGGATCATCTCGGCTGTTGGCGTGCTGATCTTTGTGGGCCTGACCGCCTACGACACCCAGAAGATCAAGGAAGGCTACTCGGAGTCGCACGGCGCTGACGTGCTCGCCAAGGGCGCCATCATGGGCGCACTGAGCCTCTACCTCGACTTCATCAACCTGTTCATGATGCTGCTCCGCCTGTTCGGCAACCGCGAGTAA
- a CDS encoding invasion associated locus B family protein, whose product MTTKTGGLAVGLAVGAIMIMAPVAQAQQATELGTFNAWTAWRATDASGVICYVSATPQKSEPAGANRDPIHFMIIHRKGMGTKNEVQTIIGYPYNTTNAGASASVDGRSYPMVTEGSAAWLASTGDESGFVTAFKAGSSLVIKGTSQRGTNTTDTYSLSGATAAVNAIDAACK is encoded by the coding sequence ATGACGACGAAAACCGGTGGCCTTGCAGTTGGGCTCGCGGTCGGCGCGATCATGATTATGGCACCCGTTGCGCAAGCGCAGCAGGCGACAGAACTCGGCACTTTCAATGCATGGACAGCCTGGCGGGCCACCGACGCCTCGGGCGTGATCTGCTATGTGTCGGCCACGCCGCAGAAAAGCGAGCCAGCTGGCGCCAATCGCGATCCGATCCACTTCATGATCATCCACCGCAAGGGGATGGGTACCAAGAATGAAGTGCAGACCATTATCGGTTATCCCTATAACACCACCAATGCAGGCGCGAGCGCGTCTGTCGATGGTCGATCCTATCCCATGGTCACCGAAGGGTCGGCTGCATGGCTGGCGTCGACCGGCGATGAGAGCGGGTTCGTGACGGCATTCAAGGCCGGCAGCAGCCTTGTGATCAAGGGCACCAGCCAACGCGGCACCAATACGACTGACACTTATTCGCTCTCGGGCGCCACTGCGGCGGTCAACGCCATCGACGCGGCCTGCAAGTGA
- a CDS encoding invasion associated locus B family protein, producing the protein MFKSAVALSLVASLSFTAVAHAQQVRLLGEHRAWSSYAANDANGAVCFAMVKPDTVTPRPDGYTQAYIYITNRPAERVTTEFNLVAGFTFQPDSMATINVSGKVFNLFTQNDAAWLDDTSQASALASAIRAGSSMVVEGTTSAGIKVTQNYSLSGATAAQQSAGSGC; encoded by the coding sequence ATGTTCAAGTCCGCCGTGGCGCTTTCCCTTGTCGCCAGCCTGAGCTTTACCGCCGTCGCCCACGCGCAGCAGGTGCGGCTATTGGGTGAGCATCGTGCCTGGTCCAGCTATGCGGCCAACGACGCGAACGGCGCCGTTTGCTTTGCCATGGTCAAGCCCGATACCGTGACGCCACGGCCCGATGGCTATACCCAGGCCTATATCTACATCACCAACCGCCCGGCCGAGCGCGTGACCACCGAGTTCAACCTCGTCGCCGGTTTCACCTTCCAGCCCGACAGCATGGCGACGATCAATGTCAGCGGAAAAGTGTTCAACCTGTTCACCCAGAACGACGCCGCATGGCTCGACGACACCAGCCAGGCCTCAGCGCTGGCCAGCGCCATCCGCGCTGGCTCGTCCATGGTCGTCGAAGGCACCACCTCGGCCGGCATCAAGGTGACGCAGAATTACTCGCTCTCGGGCGCCACTGCCGCCCAGCAGTCGGCTGGTTCGGGCTGTTAA